In one Dehalogenimonas sp. THU2 genomic region, the following are encoded:
- the ftsZ gene encoding cell division protein FtsZ yields the protein MAKTIYVPSGAKIKVIGCGGAGCNAITRMVREQIRGVEFVAMNTDAQALAITEAPMRVQLGERCTRGLGAGGDNKMGRKAAEESREEIKQVVGESDMVFVTAGMGGGTGTGSASVVASIAKATGALTIAVVTKPFGFEGTHRTRVAEEGIAELMENVDTLILIPNDRLFEICDQKTGVDGAFRMADEVLHHGVQSIAEVITVPGIINLDFADVRSVMKDAGPAWMSIGRGKGQKRAIDAAKQALTSPLLDVSVQGSKGCIFNVVGDSSLTLFEVNEAADIIRQAVDPDANVIFGVNVDDSMKDEVRLTLIATGFADKNTTLDSRDKEITRLLRNIKTEKELEIPAFLRQRGLLGAPRRTEPARPASPVSNSYQKRW from the coding sequence ATGGCTAAAACTATCTATGTCCCCAGCGGCGCCAAGATTAAGGTTATCGGTTGCGGTGGCGCCGGTTGTAATGCCATCACCCGCATGGTGCGTGAGCAGATCCGCGGTGTCGAATTCGTCGCCATGAATACCGATGCACAGGCACTGGCTATCACCGAAGCCCCGATGCGGGTTCAACTGGGCGAACGCTGCACCCGCGGCCTGGGAGCCGGCGGCGATAACAAGATGGGCCGTAAGGCTGCTGAAGAGAGCCGCGAAGAGATCAAGCAGGTAGTCGGCGAATCCGATATGGTCTTTGTGACCGCGGGCATGGGCGGTGGCACGGGTACCGGTTCTGCCTCCGTGGTGGCTTCCATCGCAAAAGCCACCGGCGCACTGACCATTGCCGTCGTCACTAAACCCTTCGGTTTCGAGGGGACGCACCGCACTCGGGTGGCCGAAGAAGGCATCGCGGAACTGATGGAGAATGTGGATACGCTGATCCTGATCCCGAATGACCGTTTATTTGAAATCTGCGATCAGAAGACTGGCGTCGACGGCGCGTTCCGCATGGCCGATGAGGTACTGCACCACGGCGTGCAGTCCATTGCCGAGGTCATCACCGTTCCCGGCATCATCAACCTGGATTTCGCCGATGTGCGCTCGGTTATGAAGGATGCCGGCCCGGCCTGGATGAGCATCGGCCGTGGTAAGGGCCAGAAACGCGCTATCGATGCCGCCAAGCAGGCGCTGACCAGCCCACTACTGGATGTGTCTGTGCAGGGCTCGAAGGGCTGTATTTTCAATGTGGTCGGTGACAGCTCGCTGACATTGTTTGAAGTCAATGAAGCCGCCGACATCATCCGGCAGGCGGTGGATCCAGACGCCAATGTCATCTTCGGCGTCAACGTCGACGATTCCATGAAGGACGAAGTGCGGCTGACGCTCATCGCCACCGGTTTCGCCGACAAGAACACCACACTCGACAGCCGCGATAAAGAGATCACCCGGCTGCTGCGCAATATCAAAACGGAGAAAGAACTGGAGATCCCGGCCTTCCTGCGGCAGCGAGGCCTCCTGGGCGCCCCCCGCCGGACAGAACCGGCCCGCCCGGCCTCGCCCGTTTCAAATAGCTACCAAAAGCGTTGGTAA